A region of Thermococcus argininiproducens DNA encodes the following proteins:
- a CDS encoding DEAD/DEAH box helicase, with amino-acid sequence MLLVVKKGRKESELEAYYIENEPEKLSKIQNLKAERIFRLIMRDKRLFKVLEGSKYQNPKEIEKMLKSARIVLTSEAWDKWNEYFKVRLQNKKVEKADLCRLCLLNGKITTLTEGNRVKYHKEYICQQCAEEELKNELRYRFRSIGMFDQAKKLLERFKDLDKVLVVFDPRFDPTKNPEVTKWDELKPKRIKVREVSIDELPIPAKFKQILKKEGVDKLLPVQALALQHGLLDGESLLVVSATASGKTLIGELAGVPKAMSGKKLLFLVPLVALANQKYEDFKRRYSKLGLKVAIRVGMSRIKTKDELVVVDTGIEADIIVGTYEGVDYLLRAGRKIGNVGTIVIDEIHMLDDEERGVRLDGLVARLRKLYPNAQFIGLSATVGNANELANELGLKLVLYDARPVALERHVIITRNESEKWRYIAQLCKAESMRKSPQGFKGQSIVFTYSRKRCQELAAFLTSRGLKAKPYHSGLPYYQRKLTEMEFQGQMLDVVVTTAALGAGVDFPASQVIFESLAMGNKWLSVREFHQMLGRAGRPLYHEKGKVYLIVEPGRKYSTQMESSEDEIAFKLLTAPIEPVYVEWSDELEQDQVLAHSSVFSYLDDIEKVQTLCLGANQNAEKVLEKLEEFEFVRLKGKLVQVTPYGRAVSMSFLLPKEAQFIRRNLFKKHPKEIAIKLLPFENVYLGGTFQRELESAVRGRLSSNIFSPSFASILEELEKVLPEVSPNVQDKLFLIYQDFFMCEAEECTEYAMERVSSLVIELRRQGMHPTQIAEYFRKQYSLILYPGDVFTWLDGIIRKLEAIERIAKVFRAKKAEFEATLLRRELEEGRKLRKD; translated from the coding sequence ATGCTTCTCGTGGTCAAGAAAGGTAGAAAAGAAAGCGAGCTTGAAGCCTACTATATAGAAAATGAACCTGAAAAACTTTCCAAAATCCAAAATCTGAAGGCCGAACGTATTTTTAGACTTATAATGAGAGATAAACGGCTTTTTAAGGTTCTAGAAGGAAGTAAGTATCAGAACCCAAAAGAGATCGAAAAAATGCTAAAAAGTGCGAGAATAGTCCTCACTTCAGAGGCCTGGGACAAATGGAACGAATACTTCAAAGTAAGACTTCAGAATAAGAAAGTAGAAAAAGCTGACCTTTGTAGACTCTGTCTTTTGAATGGGAAAATTACTACACTAACGGAGGGAAATAGAGTAAAATATCATAAGGAATATATTTGTCAGCAGTGTGCTGAAGAAGAATTAAAAAACGAGCTTAGATATAGATTCAGAAGCATTGGAATGTTTGACCAAGCTAAGAAACTTCTTGAAAGATTTAAAGACCTCGATAAGGTACTCGTTGTTTTTGACCCTCGGTTTGATCCAACAAAAAACCCAGAAGTTACAAAGTGGGATGAATTAAAACCAAAGAGGATTAAAGTGCGAGAAGTCTCTATAGATGAACTCCCAATTCCAGCCAAATTCAAACAAATATTAAAGAAAGAAGGAGTTGATAAACTCCTTCCAGTCCAAGCACTAGCTTTGCAACATGGTCTTCTTGATGGTGAAAGTTTATTAGTGGTCTCCGCAACTGCAAGTGGAAAAACTCTAATAGGAGAACTCGCTGGTGTTCCAAAAGCAATGAGTGGGAAAAAGCTTCTTTTTCTTGTTCCACTTGTAGCCCTAGCCAACCAGAAATATGAAGACTTTAAAAGAAGATATTCTAAACTCGGGCTCAAAGTAGCTATAAGGGTTGGAATGAGCAGAATAAAAACAAAGGATGAACTTGTAGTGGTAGACACAGGCATAGAGGCAGACATAATTGTTGGAACTTATGAAGGAGTTGATTATCTTCTTAGGGCAGGAAGAAAAATTGGAAATGTTGGAACGATTGTAATAGATGAAATCCACATGCTCGATGATGAAGAACGAGGAGTACGGCTTGACGGTCTTGTTGCAAGGCTCAGGAAACTATATCCAAATGCCCAATTTATTGGCCTTAGTGCTACTGTTGGAAATGCAAATGAACTCGCAAATGAACTAGGGCTGAAATTAGTGCTTTATGACGCAAGACCTGTCGCATTAGAGAGACACGTCATCATAACAAGAAACGAGAGCGAAAAATGGAGATACATAGCCCAGTTATGCAAGGCAGAGAGTATGAGAAAATCTCCTCAAGGATTTAAAGGACAGAGCATAGTTTTTACTTATTCAAGAAAGAGGTGCCAGGAATTGGCAGCATTTTTAACCAGTAGGGGGCTCAAGGCCAAGCCATACCACAGTGGTCTACCCTATTACCAAAGAAAGCTAACTGAAATGGAATTCCAGGGACAAATGCTTGATGTTGTAGTAACTACAGCAGCATTAGGGGCAGGAGTTGACTTTCCAGCATCGCAGGTTATCTTTGAAAGCCTCGCAATGGGCAACAAATGGCTTTCTGTTAGAGAATTCCACCAGATGCTCGGAAGGGCAGGAAGACCTTTGTACCATGAAAAGGGCAAGGTTTACCTTATAGTTGAACCTGGAAGGAAGTATTCTACTCAAATGGAGAGTAGTGAAGATGAAATAGCTTTTAAGCTTTTAACGGCCCCAATTGAGCCAGTCTATGTAGAATGGAGTGATGAACTTGAACAAGATCAGGTTTTAGCCCATTCATCCGTATTCTCCTATTTAGATGACATAGAAAAAGTGCAAACTCTTTGCTTGGGAGCAAACCAAAATGCTGAAAAAGTCTTAGAGAAACTTGAGGAGTTTGAATTTGTTAGATTGAAAGGTAAGCTTGTTCAAGTAACTCCTTATGGAAGAGCCGTTAGCATGAGCTTCCTCCTTCCAAAAGAAGCCCAGTTTATCAGAAGAAATCTCTTTAAAAAGCATCCGAAAGAAATTGCAATCAAGCTCTTGCCCTTTGAGAACGTTTATCTAGGCGGAACATTCCAGAGAGAGCTCGAAAGTGCTGTGAGAGGAAGACTAAGTAGCAACATCTTCTCACCCAGTTTTGCTTCCATACTGGAAGAACTTGAAAAAGTTTTACCAGAGGTTAGTCCCAATGTTCAGGATAAACTATTCCTAATATATCAAGACTTCTTCATGTGTGAAGCGGAAGAGTGTACAGAGTATGCTATGGAAAGAGTTTCTTCCCTTGTGATAGAACTCCGCCGACAGGGAATGCACCCCACTCAAATAGCCGAATACTTCAGAAAGCAATATTCTCTGATACTTTACCCTGGAGATGTTTTTACTTGGCTCGACGGCATAATAAGGAAGCTCGAAGCCATTGAGAGGATAGCAAAGGTGTTCAGGGCAAAGAAGGCAGAGTTTGAGGCAACTCTCTTGAGAAGAGAGCTTGAAGAAGGAAGAAAACTAAGAAAAGACTAA
- a CDS encoding DUF63 family protein, which translates to MESVERFIWEYFVRPMYTREGYNPYNTLVYALVLGFAIIYTYKWIIRPLKIRVDERLFYAVTPMVIFGSTVRALVDGGILKPHPLILTPGIFFTAFILIVPAIFADSKLKTYPKITIGWGSLLALYVNYLLIINAKSWMPYELTVFYTIVFLLPILGYYRFKPFEKIYLFPVFAHIFDIGSTIVAIHYYGYREVHWLENILVQKFGAFIYYPWIVFILVVVYYGLRYLVPDEEERRFWYLAVYVLGLGPAIRDPAQMILQIVS; encoded by the coding sequence ATGGAATCAGTTGAAAGATTCATATGGGAATATTTTGTAAGACCAATGTACACGAGAGAGGGATACAATCCATATAACACTCTTGTTTATGCCCTTGTTTTAGGATTCGCAATTATCTATACTTACAAATGGATAATAAGACCACTAAAGATAAGAGTGGATGAAAGACTCTTCTATGCTGTTACCCCGATGGTGATATTTGGTTCTACTGTTAGGGCCCTTGTAGATGGAGGGATTCTAAAACCACATCCTCTTATTTTGACTCCTGGAATATTTTTCACAGCATTTATTTTAATTGTGCCTGCGATCTTTGCTGATTCGAAACTAAAGACATATCCGAAAATAACAATAGGATGGGGTTCTTTGCTGGCCCTTTATGTTAACTATCTTCTTATAATCAATGCTAAAAGTTGGATGCCGTATGAGCTAACGGTATTTTATACAATAGTCTTTTTACTGCCGATTTTGGGGTATTACAGATTCAAACCCTTTGAAAAGATATATCTTTTCCCAGTGTTTGCTCACATCTTTGATATAGGCTCTACAATTGTCGCAATCCACTATTATGGTTATAGAGAAGTACACTGGCTGGAGAATATCTTGGTTCAAAAGTTTGGGGCATTTATTTATTATCCGTGGATAGTGTTCATTCTTGTGGTAGTTTATTATGGTCTGAGATATCTTGTCCCAGATGAAGAGGAGAGGAGGTTTTGGTATTTGGCTGTTTATGTCTTAGGACTTGGACCAGCAATTAGAGATCCGGCCCAGATGATCCTTCAGATCGTGAGTTAG
- a CDS encoding DUF5305 family protein, whose amino-acid sequence MVTRREVLAISLVLFLFFAFYSVKLLGVSSTVTTQSVLGKYTQEGELIHVAILKNNTLYGESLRRAEYPIPLVERFVLTYSYRFTPMTEIKGTYRTWGIVKYSVKRGSEEIVLWEDTLFEDSGELEDGKFIVEYNLNLTKLDRRTAEIMDQLGLKRLNRKIVFTTSVHVQGKAFGKEINENFEHISTLVKDTGIGLYYFTNEKESVQKSIIERQTQRTRISKYGVTMYADTAKKVMPLLALLFLTPLIGGVYTIKSQRPKNEFKDLAPYITEGAPVEVERRVILATKDDLKKTFDLLDKPILHYTEGGEDIYVIIDGGIAYEYRHKKNT is encoded by the coding sequence TTGGTAACTAGGAGAGAGGTTCTAGCCATATCACTAGTGCTCTTCCTATTTTTTGCATTTTACTCAGTGAAACTTTTGGGGGTTAGTTCGACAGTAACTACTCAGAGTGTGCTTGGAAAATACACTCAAGAGGGCGAGTTGATTCATGTGGCTATTTTGAAAAATAACACCTTATATGGAGAAAGCCTCAGAAGAGCAGAATATCCAATTCCGCTGGTTGAAAGATTTGTTTTAACTTACAGTTATCGATTTACTCCAATGACGGAAATAAAGGGTACGTATCGGACTTGGGGAATAGTGAAATACAGTGTGAAGCGAGGTAGTGAAGAAATTGTTCTTTGGGAGGACACGCTGTTCGAAGACTCCGGAGAACTAGAAGATGGTAAATTCATTGTCGAGTACAATTTGAACTTAACTAAACTTGATAGGAGAACGGCCGAAATAATGGACCAGCTTGGGTTAAAAAGATTGAATAGGAAGATAGTATTCACAACAAGTGTTCATGTTCAAGGTAAAGCCTTTGGAAAGGAGATAAATGAAAACTTTGAACATATATCTACATTAGTTAAGGATACTGGGATTGGGTTGTACTATTTTACAAATGAAAAAGAGAGTGTTCAAAAATCAATAATAGAGAGACAGACCCAAAGAACAAGAATTAGTAAATATGGTGTAACAATGTATGCTGATACTGCGAAGAAGGTCATGCCATTGTTGGCCCTTTTGTTCTTGACCCCCTTGATAGGAGGCGTGTATACTATTAAAAGCCAAAGGCCAAAGAATGAATTTAAGGATCTAGCTCCCTACATTACAGAAGGAGCTCCTGTTGAAGTAGAGAGGAGAGTTATCTTAGCTACAAAAGATGATCTGAAGAAAACTTTTGATCTTTTAGATAAACCAATTCTCCATTACACAGAAGGTGGAGAGGACATTTATGTCATAATCGACGGCGGCATAGCATACGAATACAGACATAAGAAAAACACCTGA